One part of the Segnochrobactrum spirostomi genome encodes these proteins:
- a CDS encoding OmpA family protein, with protein sequence METVSRQGRSFREGMVLGLTMAEIMLLLVFCLLMGVAGLFAHEREKLRQVEAELVTARRIAAGNEAVLAEIKTQPLLAEELRHRAGGANPPPIGAFWQKLVERYAAVEELHKSGLTVDEARAEAEKYQAWKPVLDALAARQIAPKDAETVGHVIDAGRDAERAASAAASAAAPGRGEHDWPPIISLSEADGYYFRSGSAELTPAFEKQLKDFVVPRLVDMIKQYNVDVVEVIGHTDELPVARGASNLDQDIVKVVKGQEAIGRLAPADNAGLGLARAVAVVQVLAADPRLAGINVLPFSAAQLIEPDGRLTAGDSVLDMENRRRIEIRVRRSAPASETGAPPATTPAKP encoded by the coding sequence ATGGAGACGGTGTCCCGCCAGGGCCGCTCGTTCCGCGAGGGCATGGTGCTCGGCCTCACCATGGCCGAGATCATGCTCCTTCTGGTGTTCTGCCTCTTGATGGGCGTCGCGGGCCTGTTCGCCCACGAGCGGGAGAAGCTGCGCCAAGTCGAAGCGGAACTCGTCACCGCCCGCCGGATCGCCGCCGGCAACGAGGCCGTGCTCGCCGAGATCAAGACCCAGCCGCTCCTCGCCGAGGAACTGCGCCACCGCGCCGGCGGTGCCAATCCGCCACCGATCGGCGCGTTCTGGCAGAAGCTCGTCGAGCGCTACGCCGCTGTCGAGGAGCTGCACAAGAGCGGGCTCACCGTCGACGAGGCGCGGGCCGAGGCGGAGAAATATCAGGCCTGGAAGCCGGTTCTCGACGCCCTGGCGGCCCGCCAGATCGCGCCGAAGGATGCGGAGACGGTCGGCCATGTGATCGATGCCGGCCGCGACGCCGAGCGCGCCGCGAGTGCCGCCGCCAGCGCCGCTGCCCCCGGGCGTGGCGAACACGATTGGCCGCCGATCATCAGCCTGAGCGAGGCGGACGGCTATTATTTCCGCAGCGGCAGCGCCGAGCTCACGCCGGCTTTCGAGAAGCAGCTCAAGGACTTCGTCGTCCCGCGTCTGGTCGATATGATCAAGCAATACAATGTCGACGTGGTCGAGGTGATCGGCCACACCGACGAATTGCCGGTCGCCCGCGGCGCCTCGAACCTCGACCAGGACATCGTGAAGGTGGTGAAGGGGCAGGAGGCGATCGGCCGCCTCGCCCCCGCCGACAATGCCGGCCTCGGGCTCGCCCGCGCCGTCGCCGTCGTCCAGGTGCTCGCGGCCGACCCGCGGCTCGCCGGGATCAATGTCCTGCCGTTCTCCGCGGCGCAATTGATCGAGCCGGACGGCCGCCTCACGGCCGGGGACAGCGTGCTCGACATGGAAAATCGCCGCCGCATCGAAATCCGCGTCCGCCGCTCCGCGCCGGCGAGCGAGACGGGCGCCCCGCCCGCGACCACGCCGGCAAAGCCGTAG
- a CDS encoding pyridoxamine 5'-phosphate oxidase family protein, whose amino-acid sequence MDDTIRTKILALLDEHRIMTIATLRPDGWPQATTVGYVNDGLKIFFLCAPDSQKARNLAGDSRVSITIDHDTSDLMAISGLSMAAHARPVTNRAEAARIIGRLPEKYPAGATPPLTLPTPDDVKVFEVTPTVVSVLDYTKGFGHTDLVVL is encoded by the coding sequence ATGGATGACACGATCCGCACCAAGATCCTGGCGCTGCTCGACGAGCACCGCATCATGACGATCGCCACGCTGCGGCCGGACGGTTGGCCCCAGGCGACCACGGTCGGCTACGTCAACGACGGCCTCAAGATCTTCTTCCTTTGTGCCCCCGATAGCCAGAAGGCGCGCAATCTCGCCGGCGACAGCCGCGTCTCCATCACCATCGATCACGACACGTCGGACCTGATGGCGATCAGTGGGCTCTCCATGGCCGCCCACGCCCGTCCGGTCACGAACCGTGCCGAAGCCGCGCGCATCATCGGGCGGCTCCCCGAGAAGTACCCTGCCGGCGCGACACCGCCGCTCACCCTGCCGACCCCGGACGATGTGAAGGTCTTCGAGGTGACGCCGACGGTGGTCTCGGTGCTCGATTATACGAAGGGCTTCGGCCACACCGATCTCGTCGTGCTCTGA
- a CDS encoding DUF1217 domain-containing protein, with protein MVVYLGSTSATYAYLAKDLTKSLSMEAKDAQVARETKYYQDNIGKVKSVDDFMKNTRLYNYAMKAYGLEDMAYAKGFMKKVLNEGVVDKNAFANKLTDSRFKAFATTFNFALLGEYATTTKAATSDVVDKYVRQNFEDAAGEQDEGTQLALYFKRMAPTVTSAYDLLADKALWTVTQTIFGFPTQMSSADIDKQKKAVDAKLNVADLQDPAKLDKLLKRFTAMWDATSSSSYSPLLELFSSSSTTSTDVSMSILSLKPGG; from the coding sequence ATGGTCGTGTATCTCGGATCGACGTCCGCCACCTACGCCTATCTGGCGAAGGACCTGACGAAATCGCTCTCGATGGAGGCCAAGGACGCCCAGGTCGCCCGCGAAACCAAATATTACCAGGACAATATCGGCAAGGTGAAGTCGGTCGATGACTTCATGAAGAACACGCGTCTCTACAATTATGCGATGAAGGCCTACGGCCTCGAAGACATGGCCTATGCCAAGGGCTTTATGAAGAAGGTTCTAAACGAGGGCGTCGTCGACAAGAACGCGTTTGCCAACAAGCTGACGGATTCGCGATTCAAGGCGTTCGCGACCACCTTCAACTTCGCGCTTCTCGGCGAATATGCGACCACCACGAAGGCGGCGACCTCGGACGTGGTCGATAAATATGTCCGCCAGAACTTCGAGGACGCGGCGGGCGAGCAGGATGAGGGCACCCAACTCGCCCTCTATTTCAAGCGGATGGCGCCGACCGTGACATCCGCCTACGACCTCCTCGCCGACAAGGCCCTTTGGACTGTCACCCAGACGATCTTCGGCTTCCCGACCCAAATGAGCTCGGCCGACATCGATAAGCAGAAGAAGGCCGTCGACGCCAAACTCAACGTCGCCGACCTTCAGGATCCTGCAAAATTGGACAAGCTTCTCAAACGCTTCACCGCCATGTGGGACGCGACATCGTCGTCGTCCTATTCGCCGCTGCTCGAGCTGTTTTCGTCCAGTTCAACCACCAGCACCGACGTCTCGATGAGCATTCTCTCGCTGAAGCCCGGCGGCTAG
- a CDS encoding DUF763 domain-containing protein: MAKRAGSADLPLHSGRVPAWLGQRMTRLGAVITQAIVHHYGRDEFLRRLAHPFWFQSFGAVMGMDWHSSGITTSVIGALKRGLAPMSGDLGLHVCGGRGRHSRETPAELMAIGDRTGLDGAGLATASRLVAKVDSAAVQDGFDLYLHGFIVADDGKWVVVQQGMNGEARYARRYHWLSEDLKTFVEAPHAAIDGINRGEIVNLTDRRAAASRAGQIDLLRTLGPDGIVREIAAVEGRNREPAPPPDAPLLPHLVMPEHHDVRPKDVILRRLHGALAAASDAAPHDFADLLLVPGVGARTVESLAMVAEVVHGAPCRFTDPARFSLAHGGKDRHPFPVATAVYDRTITVLRSAIEAAKLGNDERLDAIRRLDAQSRSLEHAATGPSLPAYIDGERARSHDYGGRSVFGWEPPPEPAAGANTRSARSRP, encoded by the coding sequence GTGGCCAAGCGAGCCGGAAGCGCCGATCTGCCGCTGCACAGCGGCCGGGTTCCGGCCTGGCTCGGCCAACGGATGACGCGCCTCGGCGCCGTCATCACGCAGGCGATCGTCCACCATTATGGGCGCGACGAGTTCCTGCGCCGCCTTGCCCACCCGTTCTGGTTCCAGTCGTTTGGCGCCGTGATGGGGATGGATTGGCACTCCTCCGGCATCACCACGAGCGTCATCGGTGCGCTGAAGCGGGGGCTCGCGCCGATGTCCGGCGACCTCGGTCTCCACGTCTGCGGCGGACGCGGCCGCCATTCGCGCGAGACGCCGGCGGAGCTGATGGCGATCGGCGATCGGACCGGCCTCGACGGCGCGGGACTCGCCACGGCGAGCCGGCTCGTCGCCAAGGTGGACAGCGCCGCCGTTCAGGACGGCTTCGACCTCTATCTGCATGGCTTCATCGTCGCCGACGACGGTAAATGGGTGGTGGTGCAGCAGGGCATGAACGGCGAAGCGCGCTATGCGCGCCGCTATCATTGGCTTTCGGAAGACCTCAAGACGTTCGTCGAGGCCCCGCATGCCGCGATCGACGGGATCAATCGCGGTGAGATCGTCAACCTGACCGACCGCCGTGCCGCCGCCTCGCGCGCGGGTCAGATCGATCTGTTGCGCACGCTCGGTCCGGACGGGATCGTCCGCGAGATCGCGGCGGTCGAGGGCCGCAATCGAGAACCCGCTCCGCCACCCGACGCGCCCCTACTGCCGCACCTCGTCATGCCGGAGCACCACGACGTACGGCCGAAGGACGTCATCCTCCGCCGCCTGCATGGCGCACTCGCCGCGGCGAGCGACGCCGCGCCACACGACTTCGCCGATCTGCTCTTGGTGCCCGGCGTCGGGGCGCGGACGGTCGAATCCCTCGCGATGGTCGCCGAGGTCGTCCACGGGGCGCCGTGCCGGTTCACCGATCCCGCCCGTTTCTCCCTCGCTCATGGCGGCAAGGACCGCCATCCGTTCCCTGTCGCGACCGCTGTCTACGATCGGACCATCACCGTGCTTCGCTCGGCGATCGAGGCGGCGAAGCTCGGCAACGACGAACGGCTCGACGCGATCCGCCGCCTCGACGCGCAATCGCGCTCCCTCGAGCACGCCGCCACGGGACCGTCGCTGCCCGCCTATATCGACGGCGAACGTGCCCGGTCCCACGATTATGGCGGACGCAGCGTGTTCGGATGGGAGCCGCCGCCCGAACCGGCGGCCGGGGCCAACACCCGATCCGCCCGCTCCCGCCCCTGA
- a CDS encoding DUF4114 domain-containing protein has translation MTNLNITLSSDLRNQLTTASAAAGHVNFQVVIFDNSGTTPIYQQTYTDSAIPSSTINIALPADVDSGKAYFIIQSQGTTTPALSITQQSDINWTDAQDKNYRYDSIEFNLSGSPNDKANLTSVAGFGTGMILQVPNGSTTESASFQYSASTLQNSYLHTIGANNQDTLSSFSDGPLKNSVREAISPTTSVGQASGQPGSGIYSNTQWASYIDSLKNAAAADKVHIAGYFNGAKDANAVYHNGSFYSYHLEWDAAQNVFWLSPTEQSQVQGYIKIDPTELQNSIYSTLGDVEIYKSKSDTTPYQILDNGGSAMNVGDNNQWGTALRDFLTGFTAGFYGVTGQSANAEVTTPIDLNNNWNWDPTYGFGQHLTNGQQPIFTDPYSAVFAAHSNSYGSAYSDALASQYAKGGPLLSLYDSGTHANVSDINLTLLGDGETPDSNTANSYVAPTMYNYIAPTGGHYQTMPATEGDPGTFRSLTLTLQNASMRLNDDVPVTLQIYGGEDSSGHPIWHSASMTGSDTPWATWNFNLDANNNYILNADGTYSVTALPGTSVPGSMTFAHLPTAASGVSWYRVVVGDGDAQKIYNLYTTTSGYQFVAADGSQAIDGLAAITMPGHSGTVETFTVNMFNGTSTSLDPSLLHQYTDSNYTTASVPNAAVAGTLSGTTDHVTFTAFSGQTNQVSNSITLHQGESALGWTGTNNDSSTASWISGITNKVNGLNVALLSIVDTTHHLSIAPVAAQADLDGQWQTQVMQQLGNGTYTVNMTEYSFKDSALTTALTSPSSTLTLNVDLAHLGLEGNATGLNLISDASGTTGNWIDLDTTASNLPPEATLILYRTNNAGQMIDANGQIVTDVKDAALAYVGAVQTDHGTATLFDGHQQVYLGTGQNLHFALQTGQNTINTNVPVTTSAQGDGSVAINVGGIQLKAAVNNTLDDAANMATVQRMYDFPMVYAHHGEQLDINVAGSTDDVNSLHFVRLDANFNKDQITVGGVAYGNTDAFRAAVVAHLDSGYSDTQGASQNFHDSKTWTVAGADGFYIPVMISQHGDVFVPGTANVDGAEHVRTFGANTFGFEDLTAAQHSDFDYNDMVMQIHHHDGVS, from the coding sequence GTGACGAATCTGAATATCACCCTGAGTTCCGACCTTCGGAACCAGTTGACGACGGCGAGCGCCGCCGCAGGCCACGTCAATTTCCAGGTCGTCATCTTCGACAACAGCGGCACGACGCCGATCTACCAGCAGACCTACACCGACAGCGCCATCCCATCGAGCACGATCAACATCGCGCTGCCTGCTGACGTCGATAGTGGCAAAGCCTATTTCATCATCCAAAGCCAGGGCACCACAACCCCGGCTCTGAGTATCACGCAGCAGAGCGACATCAACTGGACCGACGCGCAGGATAAGAACTATCGCTACGACAGCATCGAGTTCAACCTCAGCGGCAGTCCGAACGACAAGGCCAACCTGACCTCGGTCGCCGGATTCGGCACCGGGATGATTCTCCAGGTTCCGAACGGCTCGACGACGGAATCCGCGAGCTTCCAATATTCCGCCTCGACGCTGCAAAACTCCTACCTGCACACGATCGGCGCGAACAATCAGGACACGTTGTCGTCCTTCTCGGACGGGCCGCTGAAGAACTCCGTGCGGGAGGCGATCTCCCCGACGACGTCGGTCGGCCAGGCCTCCGGCCAGCCCGGCTCCGGCATCTACAGCAACACCCAATGGGCGAGCTATATCGACAGCCTCAAGAACGCGGCCGCCGCGGACAAAGTCCATATCGCCGGGTATTTCAACGGCGCGAAAGATGCGAACGCCGTCTATCACAATGGCTCGTTCTACTCCTACCATCTCGAGTGGGATGCCGCGCAGAACGTGTTCTGGCTGAGCCCAACCGAGCAGAGCCAGGTCCAGGGCTACATCAAGATCGACCCGACCGAGCTGCAAAACAGCATCTATTCGACGCTCGGCGACGTCGAGATCTACAAGAGCAAATCGGATACGACACCCTATCAGATCCTCGACAACGGCGGGTCCGCCATGAATGTCGGGGACAACAACCAGTGGGGCACCGCCCTTCGCGACTTCCTGACCGGCTTCACCGCCGGCTTCTATGGCGTCACCGGGCAATCGGCGAACGCGGAGGTCACGACGCCGATCGACCTCAACAACAATTGGAACTGGGACCCGACCTACGGCTTCGGCCAGCATCTCACCAACGGTCAACAGCCGATCTTCACGGACCCGTATTCCGCCGTCTTCGCTGCCCATTCCAATTCTTACGGCTCCGCCTACTCCGATGCGCTGGCCAGCCAATATGCCAAGGGCGGTCCGCTATTGTCGCTTTACGACAGCGGCACCCACGCCAACGTGTCCGACATAAATCTGACGCTGCTCGGTGACGGCGAAACACCGGACAGCAATACGGCCAATTCTTACGTCGCGCCGACGATGTACAATTATATCGCCCCGACCGGCGGCCATTATCAGACGATGCCGGCGACCGAAGGCGATCCGGGCACATTCCGCTCGCTCACGCTCACGCTCCAGAACGCGAGCATGCGGCTGAACGACGATGTGCCCGTCACGCTGCAAATCTATGGTGGCGAAGACTCGTCCGGGCATCCGATCTGGCATTCGGCCTCCATGACCGGGTCCGACACGCCGTGGGCGACGTGGAACTTCAACCTCGACGCCAACAACAACTATATTTTGAACGCCGACGGCACCTACAGCGTCACCGCGCTGCCCGGAACGTCGGTGCCCGGCAGCATGACGTTCGCCCATCTGCCGACGGCGGCAAGCGGCGTCTCGTGGTACCGCGTCGTGGTCGGCGACGGCGACGCCCAGAAGATCTACAATCTCTACACGACTACGAGCGGCTATCAGTTCGTCGCCGCCGATGGCTCCCAGGCGATCGATGGTCTCGCCGCAATCACGATGCCCGGCCACTCGGGCACGGTCGAGACCTTCACCGTCAACATGTTCAACGGCACGTCGACGTCGCTCGATCCGTCCCTGCTGCACCAATATACCGACTCCAACTACACGACGGCGAGCGTTCCGAACGCCGCCGTCGCCGGCACGCTGTCGGGAACGACGGACCACGTCACCTTCACGGCCTTCTCCGGCCAGACGAACCAGGTGAGCAATTCGATCACGCTGCACCAGGGCGAGTCGGCCCTCGGCTGGACCGGCACCAACAACGACAGCAGCACCGCGTCGTGGATCTCCGGCATCACCAACAAGGTGAACGGCCTCAACGTCGCGCTGCTCTCGATCGTCGACACCACCCACCATCTGTCCATCGCCCCGGTCGCCGCTCAGGCGGATCTCGACGGCCAGTGGCAGACGCAGGTGATGCAGCAGCTCGGCAACGGCACCTACACCGTCAACATGACGGAATATTCCTTCAAGGACAGCGCGCTCACGACCGCGCTGACCTCGCCGAGTTCGACGCTGACGCTGAATGTAGACTTGGCGCACCTCGGCCTCGAGGGCAACGCGACGGGCCTCAACCTCATCTCGGACGCCTCCGGCACCACGGGCAACTGGATCGATCTCGACACGACCGCCTCCAACCTGCCGCCCGAGGCGACGCTGATCCTCTACCGGACCAACAATGCAGGCCAGATGATCGACGCCAACGGCCAGATCGTCACCGATGTGAAGGACGCGGCCCTCGCTTATGTCGGGGCGGTGCAGACGGACCACGGCACGGCGACGCTGTTCGACGGCCACCAGCAGGTCTATCTCGGCACGGGGCAGAACCTGCACTTCGCCCTCCAGACCGGCCAGAACACCATCAACACCAACGTGCCGGTGACCACATCGGCCCAGGGCGACGGGTCGGTCGCCATCAATGTCGGCGGCATCCAACTCAAGGCGGCCGTCAACAACACGCTCGACGACGCCGCCAACATGGCGACCGTCCAGCGCATGTACGACTTCCCCATGGTCTACGCCCACCACGGCGAACAATTGGACATCAACGTCGCGGGCAGCACCGACGACGTCAATTCGCTGCACTTCGTCCGCCTCGATGCGAACTTCAATAAGGACCAGATCACGGTCGGCGGGGTCGCCTACGGCAACACCGACGCCTTCCGCGCGGCCGTCGTCGCCCACCTCGACAGCGGCTATTCGGACACCCAAGGGGCGAGCCAGAACTTCCACGACAGCAAGACGTGGACGGTCGCGGGGGCAGACGGCTTCTACATCCCGGTGATGATTTCGCAGCATGGCGACGTGTTCGTGCCGGGCACAGCGAACGTGGACGGCGCCGAGCACGTGCGGACCTTCGGCGCCAACACGTTCGGCTTCGAGGATCTCACGGCGGCGCAGCACTCCGACTTCGACTACAACGATATGGTGATGCAGATCCATCACCACGACGGCGTCTCCTGA
- a CDS encoding ArsC family reductase, which translates to MASDVTLYGIKACDTMKKARAWLDAHGVTYAFHDYKAAGIDRAHLTAWADRVGWETLLNRAGTTFRKLDDAEKADLGEDKAIALMEAHPSLIKRPVLVAGDTLLVGFKPENYAATFG; encoded by the coding sequence ATGGCGAGCGACGTCACCCTCTACGGCATCAAGGCGTGCGACACGATGAAGAAGGCGCGCGCCTGGCTCGACGCCCACGGCGTCACCTATGCGTTTCACGATTACAAGGCGGCCGGGATCGACCGCGCCCATCTCACCGCCTGGGCCGACCGCGTCGGATGGGAAACCCTGCTCAACCGGGCCGGCACGACCTTCCGCAAACTCGACGACGCGGAGAAGGCGGATCTCGGCGAAGACAAGGCGATCGCGCTCATGGAGGCGCATCCTTCGCTCATCAAGCGTCCGGTCCTCGTCGCGGGAGACACGCTTCTCGTCGGCTTCAAGCCCGAAAACTACGCCGCCACATTCGGCTGA
- a CDS encoding GlsB/YeaQ/YmgE family stress response membrane protein — protein MGIIWAIIIGFVAGLIAKWITPGRNEPQGFILTTVLGIVGAIVASYLGQAVGWYQPGEGAGFIGAIVGAVILLLIWSAFQRRA, from the coding sequence ATGGGCATCATCTGGGCGATCATCATCGGTTTTGTCGCAGGCCTAATCGCAAAATGGATCACACCTGGCCGCAACGAACCGCAGGGCTTCATTCTGACGACCGTGCTCGGCATCGTCGGCGCGATCGTGGCGAGCTATCTCGGCCAAGCGGTCGGCTGGTACCAGCCCGGTGAGGGCGCGGGCTTCATCGGCGCCATCGTCGGTGCCGTAATCCTGCTGCTTATCTGGAGCGCCTTCCAGCGCCGCGCGTGA
- the ybaK gene encoding Cys-tRNA(Pro) deacylase translates to MSSTTQATLALTRAGIAFTVHAYTYDPNAERIGLQAAEAIGADPARVLKTLMVEIDGKPACTVLPSDRELSMKRVAAAFGAKSAQMMKPAAAERLTGYHVGGISPFGQKRKVPTAIEATVLAFAQVVINGGQRGLMVELAPSDAVAITGAVVAPLVA, encoded by the coding sequence ATGTCCAGCACCACCCAGGCCACCCTCGCGCTTACCCGCGCCGGCATCGCCTTCACGGTCCATGCCTACACCTACGATCCGAACGCCGAGCGGATCGGCCTGCAAGCCGCCGAGGCAATCGGGGCCGATCCCGCGCGGGTGCTCAAGACGCTGATGGTGGAGATCGACGGCAAACCCGCCTGCACGGTTCTGCCCTCCGACCGCGAGCTCAGCATGAAGCGGGTCGCCGCCGCGTTCGGCGCGAAATCGGCGCAGATGATGAAGCCGGCCGCGGCCGAACGCCTGACCGGCTATCATGTCGGCGGGATCAGCCCGTTCGGGCAGAAGCGCAAGGTGCCGACGGCGATCGAGGCCACCGTGCTCGCCTTCGCGCAGGTCGTCATCAACGGCGGCCAGCGCGGGCTGATGGTTGAGCTCGCGCCGTCGGATGCCGTTGCCATCACTGGCGCCGTCGTGGCACCACTCGTCGCCTGA
- a CDS encoding glutamine synthetase family protein — MTELTRGHAIDMTAEPIVYLLWNDLVGITRTRGVPKADLETKLETGLGWACAGFALTPFDTIVDNDWGPMDEVRQIPDPRSYFAYQSGVFDEAWEAVICDSKRGPTEDWDCCPRTFFRHALEDLRSDAGLTFVAGVEHEFSLETAVAAEASFSFAAARRANGVLQACAAALRSARLVPETLEPEFGPSQYEISCAPQSGMAAADSAVIARELIRAVATDHSMRASFSPLTASGGAGNGAHVHFSLVDRNGENITHDPSQPLGLSKAAAQFCAGILAHLDALVALTAPSPLSYGRLAPRARGCAYNTIGVQNRDAALRVVPSASNDPVRRRRGFNIEYRPSDGCASPYLVLGALVRAGLDGIKRGLSLPAAVDGNPAAVARAAAALPASLEAALDAFEADDVVSSWFSPRLKATYLALKRFEVARAKEIDEAALIAAYKRAY; from the coding sequence GTGACCGAGCTGACGAGAGGACACGCGATCGATATGACAGCCGAGCCGATCGTCTATCTGCTCTGGAACGATCTGGTGGGCATCACGCGCACCCGAGGCGTTCCGAAGGCCGACCTCGAGACCAAGTTGGAGACCGGGCTCGGATGGGCCTGCGCCGGTTTCGCGCTGACACCGTTCGACACGATCGTCGACAACGATTGGGGACCGATGGACGAAGTCCGTCAGATCCCGGACCCGCGATCCTATTTCGCCTATCAGAGCGGCGTCTTCGACGAAGCCTGGGAGGCGGTGATCTGCGATTCCAAGCGCGGGCCGACTGAAGATTGGGATTGCTGTCCGCGGACGTTTTTCCGCCACGCCCTCGAAGACCTGCGCAGCGATGCCGGCCTCACCTTCGTCGCCGGCGTCGAACACGAGTTTTCGCTCGAGACGGCGGTTGCGGCGGAGGCTTCCTTCTCGTTTGCCGCAGCGCGGCGGGCGAATGGAGTGCTCCAGGCGTGCGCGGCCGCGCTGCGGTCGGCGCGGCTCGTGCCTGAGACGCTGGAACCGGAATTCGGACCGTCGCAATACGAGATCAGTTGTGCGCCGCAATCGGGCATGGCGGCCGCCGATTCCGCGGTGATCGCCCGTGAGCTCATCCGTGCGGTCGCGACCGATCACAGCATGCGGGCGAGCTTCAGCCCGCTGACGGCGAGCGGGGGTGCCGGCAACGGTGCGCACGTCCATTTCAGCCTGGTCGATCGCAACGGCGAGAACATCACCCACGACCCTTCGCAGCCGCTGGGCCTCAGCAAGGCGGCGGCGCAATTCTGCGCCGGCATTCTCGCCCACCTCGATGCCCTCGTTGCGCTCACGGCGCCGTCGCCGTTGTCCTATGGCCGCCTGGCGCCGCGTGCGCGGGGCTGTGCCTACAACACGATCGGCGTGCAGAATCGCGATGCGGCGCTGCGCGTCGTACCGTCCGCCTCCAACGACCCGGTCCGCCGGCGGCGTGGCTTCAATATCGAATATCGCCCGTCTGACGGGTGCGCCTCGCCTTATCTCGTGCTCGGCGCCCTGGTGCGGGCGGGGCTCGACGGCATCAAGCGCGGCCTTAGCCTGCCAGCCGCCGTCGACGGCAATCCGGCTGCCGTCGCCCGAGCCGCGGCGGCGCTTCCGGCCTCCCTCGAGGCGGCACTCGATGCGTTCGAGGCGGACGATGTCGTGTCCTCGTGGTTCTCGCCCCGCCTCAAGGCGACCTATCTCGCCCTGAAGCGCTTCGAGGTTGCCCGCGCGAAGGAGATCGACGAGGCCGCTTTGATCGCCGCCTACAAGCGCGCCTATTGA